One window of the Primulina eburnea isolate SZY01 chromosome 18, ASM2296580v1, whole genome shotgun sequence genome contains the following:
- the LOC140819027 gene encoding uncharacterized protein isoform X1, whose amino-acid sequence MGCLVSTPNDTGGNRRRPSNIGEVSVFVPGLRIPKPVDFSQSLGDQISKSLVERLSALRTRIVVMAAHEAPTITRTRRKSATQHGSAVSDLLQALEDYLPVLLGLVKNGSPLQHKLQFVWVNQEDEAEETEMFSAWYEILSVLHLMAMLSLTQANLLLLPRTSIDGYQPKLSEENRRSSVDVFLKAAGYLDCAVRHVLPQVPNELRRNLPVDLAEGVLRALCLQALGQCVDIQLGLAIDSAKATLAVKRRLACEMVKYWQQAQDNIMNLPLANGWGEKHSLFVKWKHIEAKAAAYYYHGLILDEGNTEKSHGMAVAALQAADEYLKESKKAGEAFNASVPVSRNTPLWGTMKYLSEKIPKDTSSKVRINKDLYTSEKIMETAPTLPDFALALKPDEYQLPLVHACWNDEEANASSKV is encoded by the exons ATGGGATGCCTAGTATCAACTCCTAATGATACAGGTGGAAACAGGAGGAGGCCATCAAATATTGGGGAGGTTTCTGTATTTGTCCCAGGTTTACGGATCCCCAAGCCTGTTGATTTCTCTCAGTCATTAGGTGATCAAATCTCTAAAAGCTTAGTTGAACGCCTTTCTGCTCTCAGAACCAGAATAGTAGTTATGGCAGCGCATGAAGCTCCGACAATTACAAGAACAAGACGGAAAAGTGCTACTCAACATG GTTCAGCTGTGAGTGATCTTCTTCAGGCTCTAGAAGACTATTTGCCAGTTCTTTTGGGATTGGTTAAAAATG GGAGTCCGTTGCAACACAAATTGCAGTTTGTTTGGGTTAATCAAGAGGACGAAGCAGAG GAAACAGAAATGTTTAGCGCTTGGTATGAAATATTATCGGTTTTGCACTTGATGGCCATGCTATCATTAACACAAGCCAATCTATTACTTCTTCCAAGAACATCCATTGATGGCTATCAGCCAAAGTTATCGGAAG AGAATCGACGATCTTCTGTTGATGTTTTCTTGAAGGCTGCCGGTTACCTTGATTGTGCTGTCCGACATGTTCTCCCACAGGTTCCCAATGAACTAAG GAGAAATCTTCCCGTGGATCTTGCTGAAGGAGTTCTGCGAGCACTTTGCCTCCAAGCACTAGGGCAG TGTGTTGATATTCAGCTGGGACTTGCAATCGATAGTGCCAAGGCCACCTTAGCTGTGAAAAGAAGACTTGCTTGTGAGATGGTAAAATACTGGCAGCAG GCCCAAGATAACATCATGAACCTTCCACTGGCAAATGGTTGGGGAGAAAAGCATTCTTTATTCGTGAAGTGGAAACACATTGAGGCTAAG GCTGCAGCATACTACTACCATGGTTTAATTCTCGACGAGGGGAATACAGAGAAGTCCCATGGGATGGCTGTTGCTGCTCTACAAGCAGCAGACGAATATCTCAAAGAGAGCAAGAAGGCTGGTGAAGCTTTTAATGCATCAGTTCCTGTCTCTAG GAACACACCACTTTGGGGAACCATGAAGTATCTGTCTGAAAAGATTCCCAAGGACACTTCTAGCAAGGTGCGAATCAACAAGGATCTGTACACTTCCGAAAA AATTATGGAAACAGCACCTACATTACCAGACTTTGCTTTGGCTCTGAAACCTGATGAATACCAGCTTCCTCTTGTGCACGCCTGTTGGAATGATGAAGAAGCTAATGCGTCATCTAAAGTGTAA
- the LOC140819780 gene encoding NDR1/HIN1-like protein 6 yields MADQQRIHPVAVLPTRPPQGPFPSVKVDPSGHDAPVVKRKNCWYKCFCWIITTFILLLIIVAAALAVLYLVFQPKLPKYSVDNLRITDLTLNFDLTLYARFDVSIIANNPNKKIGIYYEKGSRLSVWYKETKLCQGSIPRFYQGHQNTTVLEVGLTGQNQYGTTLLQALQEQQQTGRIPLDLKIDVPVRIKLGKLKLMKVRTLGSCKLIVDSLSTNKFISIKASNCNFGLKL; encoded by the coding sequence ATGGCAGACCAACAAAGAATTCATCCGGTCGCGGTACTACCTACACGTCCTCCTCAAGGTCCGTTCCCATCGGTAAAGGTGGATCCATCAGGACATGATGCTCCAGTAGTGAAAAGGAAAAATTGTTGGTACAAGTGCTTTTGTTGGATAATCACCACCTTCATCCTCCTACTCATCATAGTTGCGGCTGCTTTAGCAGTTCTTTACCTTGTCTTCCAACCCAAGCTTCCCAAATACTCTGTTGACAATCTCAGGATAACAGATTTGACACTTAATTTCGACTTGACGCTTTATGCGAGGTTCGATGTCAGCATCATAGCCAATAACCCCAACAAAAAGATTGGGATATACTATGAGAAAGGTAGTCGTCTTAGTGTTTGGTATAAAGAAACTAAGCTGTGCCAGGGATCAATTCCCAGATTCTACCAAGGTCACCAGAATACAACAGTGCTAGAAGTGGGGCTAACAGGCCAAAATCAATACGGGACAACTCTGCTCCAGGCCTTGCAAGAGCAGCAACAGACTGGAAGGATTCCTTTGGATCTTAAGATAGATGTGCCGGTCAGAATTAAATTGGGGAAGCTTAAGCTGATGAAAGTAAGGACATTAGGCAGCTGCAAGTTGATTGTAGATAGCCTGTCTACCAACAAGTTTATCAGCATCAAAGCCAGTAACTGTAATTTTGGACTCAAACTCTGA
- the LOC140819027 gene encoding uncharacterized protein isoform X2: protein MAAHEAPTITRTRRKSATQHGSAVSDLLQALEDYLPVLLGLVKNGSPLQHKLQFVWVNQEDEAEETEMFSAWYEILSVLHLMAMLSLTQANLLLLPRTSIDGYQPKLSEENRRSSVDVFLKAAGYLDCAVRHVLPQVPNELRRNLPVDLAEGVLRALCLQALGQCVDIQLGLAIDSAKATLAVKRRLACEMVKYWQQAQDNIMNLPLANGWGEKHSLFVKWKHIEAKAAAYYYHGLILDEGNTEKSHGMAVAALQAADEYLKESKKAGEAFNASVPVSRNTPLWGTMKYLSEKIPKDTSSKVRINKDLYTSEKIMETAPTLPDFALALKPDEYQLPLVHACWNDEEANASSKV from the exons ATGGCAGCGCATGAAGCTCCGACAATTACAAGAACAAGACGGAAAAGTGCTACTCAACATG GTTCAGCTGTGAGTGATCTTCTTCAGGCTCTAGAAGACTATTTGCCAGTTCTTTTGGGATTGGTTAAAAATG GGAGTCCGTTGCAACACAAATTGCAGTTTGTTTGGGTTAATCAAGAGGACGAAGCAGAG GAAACAGAAATGTTTAGCGCTTGGTATGAAATATTATCGGTTTTGCACTTGATGGCCATGCTATCATTAACACAAGCCAATCTATTACTTCTTCCAAGAACATCCATTGATGGCTATCAGCCAAAGTTATCGGAAG AGAATCGACGATCTTCTGTTGATGTTTTCTTGAAGGCTGCCGGTTACCTTGATTGTGCTGTCCGACATGTTCTCCCACAGGTTCCCAATGAACTAAG GAGAAATCTTCCCGTGGATCTTGCTGAAGGAGTTCTGCGAGCACTTTGCCTCCAAGCACTAGGGCAG TGTGTTGATATTCAGCTGGGACTTGCAATCGATAGTGCCAAGGCCACCTTAGCTGTGAAAAGAAGACTTGCTTGTGAGATGGTAAAATACTGGCAGCAG GCCCAAGATAACATCATGAACCTTCCACTGGCAAATGGTTGGGGAGAAAAGCATTCTTTATTCGTGAAGTGGAAACACATTGAGGCTAAG GCTGCAGCATACTACTACCATGGTTTAATTCTCGACGAGGGGAATACAGAGAAGTCCCATGGGATGGCTGTTGCTGCTCTACAAGCAGCAGACGAATATCTCAAAGAGAGCAAGAAGGCTGGTGAAGCTTTTAATGCATCAGTTCCTGTCTCTAG GAACACACCACTTTGGGGAACCATGAAGTATCTGTCTGAAAAGATTCCCAAGGACACTTCTAGCAAGGTGCGAATCAACAAGGATCTGTACACTTCCGAAAA AATTATGGAAACAGCACCTACATTACCAGACTTTGCTTTGGCTCTGAAACCTGATGAATACCAGCTTCCTCTTGTGCACGCCTGTTGGAATGATGAAGAAGCTAATGCGTCATCTAAAGTGTAA
- the LOC140819028 gene encoding uncharacterized protein, whose product MAGGEEESIEAAAASRRERLRALKAAQELLNTPDDNTSVGKPQQATTNGNRNYEDTREMESQSDDEKEEDAGEDNVTMQFRNYLPHDKQLQEGKVTPPVLPKFEDPVLAAPPPEEKTEDPFLNIAPKKPNWDLRRDVQKRLDKLERRTQKAMLILMEREEEKRRVVEDNGTA is encoded by the exons ATGGCCGGAGGAGAGGAGGAATCGATTGAGGCGGCGGCGGCCTCGCGGCGGGAGAGGCTCAGAGCGCTGAAAGCCGCTCAGGAGCTCCTCAACACTCCCGATGACAACACTTCTGTTGGTAAACCTCAACAAGCTACTACAAATGGAAATCGCAACTATGAGGATACTCGTGAAATGGAATCTCAATCTGATGATGAAAAAGAAGAAGATGCAGGAGAGGA CAATGTCACTATGCAATTCCGAAACTACCTTCCTCATGACAAGCAGCTTCAAGAAGGCAAAGTCACCCCGCCAGTGCTACCGAAATTTGAAGACCCCGTCCTGGCAGCACCTCCACCGGAGGAGAAAACTGAG GATCCATTTCTGAACATTGCACCAAAGAAACCGAATTGGGACCTGAGGAGAGATGTACAGAAGAGACTTGACAAGCTTGAAAGACGAACTCAGAAAGCAATGCTGATACTCATGG AACGAGAAGAAGAAAAAAGGAGAGTTGTAGAAGACAACGGCACGGCATGA
- the LOC140819326 gene encoding uncharacterized protein isoform X1, which produces MAKRKLILICQSGGELITNGDGNLSYEGGEANAVNISHGTLFDDLKLKLAEMSNLDHKTISIKYFLPGNKRNLITLRNDKDLKRMIGFHVNSVTADIFVDGKEGFDPTVIKAHSSRDIGMKLAETVNHVSTPLVAANTVVHDGKPLDSHMNSVPEDANQLVDVPINSAAIAEKSVDSSNHSQSCPVSPLPSENEAENDSDYKPRLVAAVDGAQSSSGFEMDSSPADTVKKRRRTASWMIGVHGPTIVAVSDTDRGQRQLKKNIKDRRTLTVNDKMKGEGDAIHGTDGDSLAAVALCDDDLPEKLVASWKDCITGVGQDFKSVKEFREALQKYAVAHRFVYKLKKNDTNRASGMCVDEGCSWTVHASWVPASQTFRIKKFNNLHNCGGESWKNAHPAKNLLVSVIKDKLRDSPHHKPNDIAKSISQDLGIELKYTQVRRGMEDAREQLQGSYKESYNRLPWFCEKLVETNPGSSVKLVTNDEKQLQCLFVSFYSCTQSFLNFCRPILFLNSTSLKSKYQESLLTATAVDADDGFFLVALAIVAGENDNNWLLFLEQLKFAVSTSPPITFVSEREKGLNKLVQAVYENAHHGYSMYHLLESFKRNLKGPFHGEGRGVLPGKFLAAARALRSSSFKKFTEEIKQISLNAYDWVMQSEAEHFTSLSFKGEPYNYIIHNVAEPYTKLVDEVRESTIMQKIGALMDMMVKLINTRQKESSTWTTRLTPSKERRLQEAALRAHGLRVFISSNTLFEVHDDSTHVVNIEKWECTCLEWTQRGLPCRHAIAVCNSAGMIMYDYCSRHFTAESYRMTYSKSINPIPDIGAQIVKQEGDSSSAQVLPPAQYQQNKELIKTWDPDKRTVTCSRCKEPGHNRSSCKATLTL; this is translated from the exons ATGGCAAAGAGAAAGCTTATACTGATATGTCAGTCTGGTGGTGAGTTAATAACTAATGGTGATGGCAACTTGTCATATGAAGGGGGAGAAGCAAATGCTGTAAATATCAGCCATGGAACTTTGTTTGATGATCTCAAATTAAAGCTAGCTGAAATGTCTAATTTAGATCATAAAACAATTTCTATCAAGTATTTCCTCCCAGGAAACAAGAGAAATCTCATCACATTGAGAAATGACAAAGACCTAAAGAGAATGATTGGCTTTCATGTGAATTCAGTTACCGCTGATATTTTCGTTGATGGAAAAGAAGGATTTGACCCCACTGTGATAAAAGCGCACTCTAGCAG GGATATTGGTATGAAGCTGGCTGAAACAGTAAATCATGTTTCTACACCCTTAGTTGCTGCTAATACAGTTGTCCATGATGGTAAACCTTTGGATTCCCATATGAACAGTGTACCTGAGGATGCTAACCAACTAGTTGATGTCCCGATCAATTCTGCAGCAATTGCTGAAAAAAGCGTAGACAGCTCAAACCACAGTCAATCATGTCCAGTCTCACCCTTGCCTTCTGAAAATGAAGCTGAAAATGATTCTGATTACAAGCCACGTTTAGTTGCTGCAGTTGATGGTGCCCAGAGTTCATCTGGTTTTGAAATGGATAGCAGTCCAGCAGATACTGTAAAGAAACGGCGGCGCACTGCCTCATGGATGATTGGTGTCCATGGTCCGACTATTGTTGCAGTTAGTGATACTGATAGGGGACAAAGACAGCTGAAGAAAAATATCAAAGATCGTCGTACTTTAACTGTCAACGACAAGATGAAAGGCGAAGGAGATGCTATTCATGGAACTGATGGTGACAGTCTAGCTGCTGTTGCTTTATGTGATGATGATTTACCTGAAAAATTAGTTGCCTCATGGAAAGATTGCATAACTGGCGTGGGTCAGGATTTCAAAAGTGTGAAAGAGTTCCGGGAGGCACTGCAAAAGTATGCTGTAGCTCACCGCTTTGTTTATAAGCTAAAAAAGAACGACACTAATCGTGCAAGTGGCATGTGTGTTGATGAAGGCTGTTCTTGGACTGTACATGCATCTTGGGTTCCTGCTTCTCAGACATTTAGGATAAAAAAGTTCAACAATTTACATAATTGTGGAGGAGAGTCTTGGAAAAATGCTCATCCGGCAAAGAATTTGTTGGTAAGTGTTATAAAGGACAAGTTACGAGATTCCCCACATCACAAACCAAATGATATTGCTAAAAGCATTTCACAGGACTTAGGAATTGAACTGAAGTATACACAAGTAAGGCGTGGGATGGAGGACGCACGGGAGCAACTTCAGGGTTCATATAAAGAGTCATATAATCGGTTGCCTTGGTTCTGCGAAAAGTTGGTGGAGACAAATCCTGGTAGTTCTGTCAAGCTGGTGACTAATGATGAGAAACAACTGCAATgcctttttgtttctttttattcCTGTACACAGAGCTTCCTGAATTTTTGCCGTCCCATTCTTTTTCTCAATTCCACATCTTTGAAATCCAAGTACCAAGAAAGTTTGTTGACAGCTACTGCAGTTGATGCAGATGATGGATTCTTTCTAGTTGCACTGGCCATAGTTGCTGGAGAAAATGATAACAACTGGCTTTTGTTTCTGGAGCAACTGAAATTTGCGGTCTCTACATCCCCACCCATAACTTTTGTCTCAGAGAGGGAAAAGGGACTAAATAAGTTAGTGCAAGCGGTGTATGAGAATGCTCACCATGGTTATTCCATGTATCATCTTCTAGAAAGTTTCAAGAGGAACTTGAAGGGTCCATTTCATGGAGAAGGAAGAGGTGTTTTACCTGGAAAATTTTTGGCTGCAGCACGTGCACTTAGATCCAGCAGTTTCAAGAAGTTCACTGAGGAGATCAAACAGATTTCTTTGAATGCTTATGATTGGGTTATGCAGAGTGAGGCAGAGCATTTTACTAGTTTATCATTTAAAGGGGAACCATACAACTATATTATTCACAATGTGGCAGAACCATACACTAAGCTGGTCGATGAAGTAAGAGAATCAACAATAATGCAGAAGATAGGAGCACTGATGGACATGATGGTTAAACTGATAAATACTCGTCAAAAAGAGTCGAGTACATGGACGACGAGACTGACACCATCCAAAGAGAGAAGGTTACAAGAAGCAGCCTTAAGAGCTCATGGCCTGAGAGTGTTCATCTCCTCCAATACACTATTTGAGGTTCATGATGATTCTACTCACGTCGTCAATATTGAGAAATGGGAATGTACATGCTTAGAATGGACGCAAAGGGGGCTGCCTTGTCGCCATGCTATTGCCGTTTGCAACTCTGCCGGGATGATCATGTATGACTATTGTTCTAGGCACTTCACAGCTGAGAGTTACCGGATGACTTATTCGAAATCCATAAATCCTATTCCTGACATTGGTGCACAAATAGTAAAACAAGAGGGTGATTCAAGTTCTGCACAGGTGCTTCCTCCTGCGCAGTATCAACAGAATAAGGAACTGATTAAAACATGGGATCCAGATAAAAGGACGGTCACTTGTTCGAGGTGCAAGGAACCTGGACACAATAGATCTTCTTGTAAGGCTACCCTCACCCTTTAG
- the LOC140819779 gene encoding alcohol dehydrogenase-like 6, whose translation MNSTTSTAEGVAGGVISCKAAVAWAAGEPLVIEEVQLSPPGPLEIRIKVVSTSLCRSDLTAWISEAQPQLFPRIFGHEASGVVESVGREVTEFEEGDHVLTLFTGECMSCRHCASGKSNICQVLGLERQGLMHSEKKTRFSVKGKPIYHYCAVSSFSEYTVVHSGCAVKISSIAPLEKICLLSCGVAAGLGAAWKVANISKGSTIVIFGLGTVGLSVAQGAKLRGASHIIGVDINPEKSEKAKAFGVTDFLNPNDYDQPIQQVIHQMTDGGADYAFECVGDTGLIATALQSCCSGWGLTVTLGVPKENPEIAAHYGLFLSGRTLTGSLFGGWKPKSELPSLVDKYLQKEIKIDEYITHNLMFEDINKAFDLMRQGQCLRCVMHMPK comes from the exons ATGAACTCAACCACTTCGACGGCGGAAGGTGTTGCTGGGGGCGTGATCAGTTGCAAAGCAGCGGTGGCTTGGGCCGCCGGAGAGCCATTGGTGATTGAGGAAGTGCAGCTCAGCCCTCCTGGACCCTTGGAGATCCGCATTAAAGTCGTCTCCACTTCCCTCTGCCGCAGCGATCTCACTGCCTGGATCTCTGAG GCTCAACCTCAACTATTTCCACGAATATTTGGCCACGAAGCTTCAGG AGTTGTAGAGAGTGTAGGCCGTGAGGTTACTGAATTTGAAGAGGGTGACCATGTGCTCACTTTGTTTACTGGAGAATGCATGAGTTGCAGACACTGTGCTTCAGGGAAAAGCAATATTTGCCAAGTGCTTGGATTGGAGCGTCAAGGTTTAATGCACAGTGAAAAGAAAACACGCTTCTCAGTGAAAGGAAAGCCCATTTATCATTATTGTGCTGTTTCAAGTTTCAGTGAATACACTGTTGTGCACTCTGGATGTGCCGTCAAGATTAGCTCAATTGCACCTCTGGAGAAAATATGCCTTCTTAGTTGTGGAGTTGCAGCAG GTCTAGGTGCAGCTTGGAAGGTTGCCAACATCTCTAAAGGATCAACCATTGTCATTTTTGGTCTGGGAACTGTAGGACTCTCT GTTGCTCAAGGTGCTAAGCTGAGGGGAGCATCTCACATAATTGGTGTCGACATAAATCCTGAGAAGAGCGAAAAAG CTAAGGCTTTTGGAGTGACTGACTTTTTAAATCCAAATGACTACGATCAACCGATTCAGCAG GTTATACACCAGATGACTGACGGTGGGGCAGACTATGCATTTGAGTGCGTAGGAGATACTGGATTGATTGCCACTGCTTTGCAGTCTTGCTGCAGT GGATGGGGTTTGACAGTGACCCTTGGTGTGCCCAAAGAGAATCCAGAGATCGCGGCTCACTATGGACTGTTTCTTAGTGGAAGAACACTAACAGGGTCTCTTTTCGGTGGATGGAAACCGAAATCTGAACTTCCTTCACTGGTTGACAAGTACCTGCAGAAG GAAATCAAGATTGATGAGTACATCACACACAACCTGATGTTTGAAGATATTAACAAAGCATTTGACCTGATGAGACAAGGGCAATGCTTGCGCTGTGTCATGCACATGCCTAAGTAG
- the LOC140819326 gene encoding uncharacterized protein isoform X2 codes for MAKRKLILICQSGGELITNGDGNLSYEGGEANAVNISHGTLFDDLKLKLAEMSNLDHKTISIKYFLPGNKRNLITLRNDKDLKRMIGFHVNSVTADIFVDGKEGFDPTVIKAHSSSVPEDANQLVDVPINSAAIAEKSVDSSNHSQSCPVSPLPSENEAENDSDYKPRLVAAVDGAQSSSGFEMDSSPADTVKKRRRTASWMIGVHGPTIVAVSDTDRGQRQLKKNIKDRRTLTVNDKMKGEGDAIHGTDGDSLAAVALCDDDLPEKLVASWKDCITGVGQDFKSVKEFREALQKYAVAHRFVYKLKKNDTNRASGMCVDEGCSWTVHASWVPASQTFRIKKFNNLHNCGGESWKNAHPAKNLLVSVIKDKLRDSPHHKPNDIAKSISQDLGIELKYTQVRRGMEDAREQLQGSYKESYNRLPWFCEKLVETNPGSSVKLVTNDEKQLQCLFVSFYSCTQSFLNFCRPILFLNSTSLKSKYQESLLTATAVDADDGFFLVALAIVAGENDNNWLLFLEQLKFAVSTSPPITFVSEREKGLNKLVQAVYENAHHGYSMYHLLESFKRNLKGPFHGEGRGVLPGKFLAAARALRSSSFKKFTEEIKQISLNAYDWVMQSEAEHFTSLSFKGEPYNYIIHNVAEPYTKLVDEVRESTIMQKIGALMDMMVKLINTRQKESSTWTTRLTPSKERRLQEAALRAHGLRVFISSNTLFEVHDDSTHVVNIEKWECTCLEWTQRGLPCRHAIAVCNSAGMIMYDYCSRHFTAESYRMTYSKSINPIPDIGAQIVKQEGDSSSAQVLPPAQYQQNKELIKTWDPDKRTVTCSRCKEPGHNRSSCKATLTL; via the exons ATGGCAAAGAGAAAGCTTATACTGATATGTCAGTCTGGTGGTGAGTTAATAACTAATGGTGATGGCAACTTGTCATATGAAGGGGGAGAAGCAAATGCTGTAAATATCAGCCATGGAACTTTGTTTGATGATCTCAAATTAAAGCTAGCTGAAATGTCTAATTTAGATCATAAAACAATTTCTATCAAGTATTTCCTCCCAGGAAACAAGAGAAATCTCATCACATTGAGAAATGACAAAGACCTAAAGAGAATGATTGGCTTTCATGTGAATTCAGTTACCGCTGATATTTTCGTTGATGGAAAAGAAGGATTTGACCCCACTGTGATAAAAGCGCACTCTAGCAG TGTACCTGAGGATGCTAACCAACTAGTTGATGTCCCGATCAATTCTGCAGCAATTGCTGAAAAAAGCGTAGACAGCTCAAACCACAGTCAATCATGTCCAGTCTCACCCTTGCCTTCTGAAAATGAAGCTGAAAATGATTCTGATTACAAGCCACGTTTAGTTGCTGCAGTTGATGGTGCCCAGAGTTCATCTGGTTTTGAAATGGATAGCAGTCCAGCAGATACTGTAAAGAAACGGCGGCGCACTGCCTCATGGATGATTGGTGTCCATGGTCCGACTATTGTTGCAGTTAGTGATACTGATAGGGGACAAAGACAGCTGAAGAAAAATATCAAAGATCGTCGTACTTTAACTGTCAACGACAAGATGAAAGGCGAAGGAGATGCTATTCATGGAACTGATGGTGACAGTCTAGCTGCTGTTGCTTTATGTGATGATGATTTACCTGAAAAATTAGTTGCCTCATGGAAAGATTGCATAACTGGCGTGGGTCAGGATTTCAAAAGTGTGAAAGAGTTCCGGGAGGCACTGCAAAAGTATGCTGTAGCTCACCGCTTTGTTTATAAGCTAAAAAAGAACGACACTAATCGTGCAAGTGGCATGTGTGTTGATGAAGGCTGTTCTTGGACTGTACATGCATCTTGGGTTCCTGCTTCTCAGACATTTAGGATAAAAAAGTTCAACAATTTACATAATTGTGGAGGAGAGTCTTGGAAAAATGCTCATCCGGCAAAGAATTTGTTGGTAAGTGTTATAAAGGACAAGTTACGAGATTCCCCACATCACAAACCAAATGATATTGCTAAAAGCATTTCACAGGACTTAGGAATTGAACTGAAGTATACACAAGTAAGGCGTGGGATGGAGGACGCACGGGAGCAACTTCAGGGTTCATATAAAGAGTCATATAATCGGTTGCCTTGGTTCTGCGAAAAGTTGGTGGAGACAAATCCTGGTAGTTCTGTCAAGCTGGTGACTAATGATGAGAAACAACTGCAATgcctttttgtttctttttattcCTGTACACAGAGCTTCCTGAATTTTTGCCGTCCCATTCTTTTTCTCAATTCCACATCTTTGAAATCCAAGTACCAAGAAAGTTTGTTGACAGCTACTGCAGTTGATGCAGATGATGGATTCTTTCTAGTTGCACTGGCCATAGTTGCTGGAGAAAATGATAACAACTGGCTTTTGTTTCTGGAGCAACTGAAATTTGCGGTCTCTACATCCCCACCCATAACTTTTGTCTCAGAGAGGGAAAAGGGACTAAATAAGTTAGTGCAAGCGGTGTATGAGAATGCTCACCATGGTTATTCCATGTATCATCTTCTAGAAAGTTTCAAGAGGAACTTGAAGGGTCCATTTCATGGAGAAGGAAGAGGTGTTTTACCTGGAAAATTTTTGGCTGCAGCACGTGCACTTAGATCCAGCAGTTTCAAGAAGTTCACTGAGGAGATCAAACAGATTTCTTTGAATGCTTATGATTGGGTTATGCAGAGTGAGGCAGAGCATTTTACTAGTTTATCATTTAAAGGGGAACCATACAACTATATTATTCACAATGTGGCAGAACCATACACTAAGCTGGTCGATGAAGTAAGAGAATCAACAATAATGCAGAAGATAGGAGCACTGATGGACATGATGGTTAAACTGATAAATACTCGTCAAAAAGAGTCGAGTACATGGACGACGAGACTGACACCATCCAAAGAGAGAAGGTTACAAGAAGCAGCCTTAAGAGCTCATGGCCTGAGAGTGTTCATCTCCTCCAATACACTATTTGAGGTTCATGATGATTCTACTCACGTCGTCAATATTGAGAAATGGGAATGTACATGCTTAGAATGGACGCAAAGGGGGCTGCCTTGTCGCCATGCTATTGCCGTTTGCAACTCTGCCGGGATGATCATGTATGACTATTGTTCTAGGCACTTCACAGCTGAGAGTTACCGGATGACTTATTCGAAATCCATAAATCCTATTCCTGACATTGGTGCACAAATAGTAAAACAAGAGGGTGATTCAAGTTCTGCACAGGTGCTTCCTCCTGCGCAGTATCAACAGAATAAGGAACTGATTAAAACATGGGATCCAGATAAAAGGACGGTCACTTGTTCGAGGTGCAAGGAACCTGGACACAATAGATCTTCTTGTAAGGCTACCCTCACCCTTTAG